The Epinephelus lanceolatus isolate andai-2023 chromosome 1, ASM4190304v1, whole genome shotgun sequence genome has a window encoding:
- the LOC144464639 gene encoding odorant receptor 131-2-like has product MNSSSNGYNVSSGLGYRDAYSTAVAKNVIVVALGLIINYINGTLIHTFRKHQIFYVNPRYILFIHLVVNDMIQLTSTISLFVFSYVFYRINASLCCLIITLSIFTTLNTPLNLAVMAVECYIAICLPLRHAELCTIKRTYVLIGWIWVMSSASALPDLFILLATEPVQLFYSTMFCKKDILFRHPIHLKKRDVSYMIYLTGVWLTLLYTYIMIFLAAKTAKSAKGDTKKARNTILLHGFQLLLCMLTYIAPALRKALFYWFPKHRVQIVFASYIIVQILPRFLSPIVYGLRDKTFRQHLKKYLLCTASTSIKPLTAAKVMLLY; this is encoded by the exons ATGAATTCCTCATCTAATGGCTATAACGTGTCGTCTGGTCTGGGCTATCGAGACGCCTACAGCACAGCTGTAGCCAAAAATGTGATTGTTGTGGCTCTTGGCCTCATCATCAACTATATCAATGGTACTCTGATTCACACCTTCAGAAAACATCAG ATATTTTATGTGAATCCCCGTTACATCCTATTTATCCACCTGGTGGTGAACGACATGATCCAGCTGACTTCAACCATCAGCTTGTTTGTCTTCAGTTACGTCTTCTACAGAATCAATGCTTCTTTATGTTGCCTTATTATTACCTTATCTATCTTCACCACCCTCAACACTCCATTAAATTTGGCTGTCATGGCAGTGGAGTGCTACATTGCTATTTGTTTACCACTGCGACACGCTGAGCTCTGCACCATCAAAAGAACTTATGTTCTGATTGGTTGGATTTGGGTCATGAGTTCAGCCTCAGCCCTGCCAGATTTGTTCATTCTTCTGGCAACAGAGCCTGTACAGTTATTTTATTCcacaatgttctgcaaaaagGACATCCTGTTTCGACATCCTATACACTTAAAAAAGAGGGATGTTTCTTACATGATTTACCTAACTGGTGTTTGGCTCACTCTCCTCTACACCTACATCATGATCTTCTTAGCTGCTAAAACAGCTAAATCAGctaaaggagacacaaagaagGCCAGGAATACAATCCTTCTCCATGGATTTCAGCTATTGTTGTGTATGCTAACCTATATAGCCCCTGCATTGAGAAAGGCTCTCTTTTACTGGTTTCCTAAACATCGTGTACAAATAGTCTTTGCTTCCTATATCATTGTCCAGATCCTTCCCAGGTTTCTCAGTCCTATTGTGTACGGACTACGAGACAAGACATTCAGACAGCATTTGAAAAAGTATCTGCTATGTACAGCGAGCACAAGcattaaaccactgactgcAGCAAAAGTCATGTTACTCTattaa